The following proteins come from a genomic window of Malus sylvestris chromosome 4, drMalSylv7.2, whole genome shotgun sequence:
- the LOC126619167 gene encoding GDSL esterase/lipase CPRD49-like isoform X1, whose translation MVGPVRPQFVIFGSSIVQFSYSHGGWGAILADLYARKADVLLRGYAGWNSRRALQVLEQVFPKDATTQPSLVIVYFGGNDSMHPHPSGLGAHVPLNEYVENMRKIAKHLKSLSEKTRVIFLTAPPVNEEQIRENLSDQTSPQKRTNESCKIYSDACLEVCREFDVKGVDLWTSIQKRKDWSTTCFRDGIHFSSEGSKIVAEEILKVLREADWEPCLHWKSLPTEFSEDSPYDPPGADGTTTVNIAEQSVAASPMKWGLSNET comes from the exons atggtcgGACCAGTAAGACCTCAGTTTGTGATATTTGGTTCGTCCATCGTCCAGTTCAGTTACAGCCATGGAGGATGGGGTGCCATTCTCGCTGACCTATATGCTCGTAAG GCGGACGTACTGCTGCGAGGATATGCTGGTTGGAACTCGAGGCGTGCTCTGCAGGTTTTGGAGCAAGTTTTTCCTAAG GATGCTACAACTCAGCCGTCTTTGGTGATAGTTTATTTCGGAGGTAATGATTCAATGCATCCTCATCCGTCGGGCCTAGGCGCTCATGTACCACTTAATGAATATGTAGAAAATATGCGGAAGATTGCTAAACATTTAAAG AGCCTTTCAGAAAAAACTCGGGTCATCTTTCTTACTGCTCCTCCTGTCAACGAGGAACAAATACGTGAAAATTTGAG TGACCAAACTTCGCCGCAGAAGCGAACAAATGAGTCCTGCAAAATATATTCGGATGCTTGTTTAGAGGTGTGCCGGGAGTTTGATGTCAagggtgttgatttgtggacttcaattcagaaaagaaaagattggTCTACTACTTGCTTTAG GGATGGAATCCATTTTTCATCCGAAGGGAGCAAGATTGTGGCGGAGGAGATACTGAAGGTTCTTAGGGAAGCAGACTGGGAGCCCTGCCTACACTGGAAGTCGTTGCCAACAGAATTTTCGGAAGATTCACCTTATGACCCGCCAGGTGCTGATGGAACCACAACTGTGAACATTGCTGAGCAGAGCGTTGCGGCGAGTCCCATGAAGTGGGGGCTTAGCAATGAGACTTAA
- the LOC126619167 gene encoding GDSL esterase/lipase CPRD49-like isoform X2 — protein sequence MNEADVLLRGYAGWNSRRALQVLEQVFPKDATTQPSLVIVYFGGNDSMHPHPSGLGAHVPLNEYVENMRKIAKHLKSLSEKTRVIFLTAPPVNEEQIRENLSDQTSPQKRTNESCKIYSDACLEVCREFDVKGVDLWTSIQKRKDWSTTCFRDGIHFSSEGSKIVAEEILKVLREADWEPCLHWKSLPTEFSEDSPYDPPGADGTTTVNIAEQSVAASPMKWGLSNET from the exons ATGAATGAG GCGGACGTACTGCTGCGAGGATATGCTGGTTGGAACTCGAGGCGTGCTCTGCAGGTTTTGGAGCAAGTTTTTCCTAAG GATGCTACAACTCAGCCGTCTTTGGTGATAGTTTATTTCGGAGGTAATGATTCAATGCATCCTCATCCGTCGGGCCTAGGCGCTCATGTACCACTTAATGAATATGTAGAAAATATGCGGAAGATTGCTAAACATTTAAAG AGCCTTTCAGAAAAAACTCGGGTCATCTTTCTTACTGCTCCTCCTGTCAACGAGGAACAAATACGTGAAAATTTGAG TGACCAAACTTCGCCGCAGAAGCGAACAAATGAGTCCTGCAAAATATATTCGGATGCTTGTTTAGAGGTGTGCCGGGAGTTTGATGTCAagggtgttgatttgtggacttcaattcagaaaagaaaagattggTCTACTACTTGCTTTAG GGATGGAATCCATTTTTCATCCGAAGGGAGCAAGATTGTGGCGGAGGAGATACTGAAGGTTCTTAGGGAAGCAGACTGGGAGCCCTGCCTACACTGGAAGTCGTTGCCAACAGAATTTTCGGAAGATTCACCTTATGACCCGCCAGGTGCTGATGGAACCACAACTGTGAACATTGCTGAGCAGAGCGTTGCGGCGAGTCCCATGAAGTGGGGGCTTAGCAATGAGACTTAA